A genomic window from Equus caballus isolate H_3958 breed thoroughbred chromosome 5, TB-T2T, whole genome shotgun sequence includes:
- the C4BPB gene encoding C4b-binding protein beta chain: protein MFFRFVCYLVVVWLIPASDAGHCPDPVLVNGEFSSLGPVNVNDKITFKCNEDYILKGSNWSQCLEDHTWMPPFPICKSRHCGHPGYPAHGCFKGEDFTSGSTITYYCQEKYHLVGTRDQQCVDGEWSSPLPVCELIQEASKPAPQTECEKALESEELCKAIKSYMQRLQENGLTMEDLKYSLEMKKAELKAKMLP, encoded by the exons ATGTTTTTCCGGTTTGTATGCTATCTCGTGGTTGTGTGGCTGATTCCTGCCTCAGATG CGGGCCACTGTCCTGACCCTGTGCTGGTGAATGGTGAATTCAGTTCCTTGGGGCCTGTGAATGTGAATGACAAAATCACGTTTAAGTGCAATGAGGACTACATCCTCAAGGGCAGCAATTGGAGCCAGTGCCTAGAGGACCACACCTGGATGCCTCCATTTCCCATCTGCAAAAGCA GACACTGTGGCCATCCCGGGTATCCAGCTCATGGCTGTTTTAAAGGAGAAGACTTCACCTCAGGATCTACCATAACTTACTACTGTCAAGAGAA GTACCACTTAGTGGGCACACGGGACCAACAGTGCGTTGACGGGGAGTGGAGCAGCCCACTTCCAGTCTGTGAGTTGATCCAAGAAGCTTCCAAACCAGCTCCACAGACCGAGTGCGAGAAGGCACTT GAGAGTGAGGAACTTTGTAAAGCCATAAAGAGCTATATGCAAAGATTACAGGAAAACGGCTTAACAATGGAGGATCTAAAATATTCTCTGGAAATGAAGAAAGCTGAGTTGAAGGCAAAAATGTTGCCCTGA